GGCTTCCGCCAGCGCCAGCCGATACTCCCTCGTGGCTCGGGACTCCCAAGCTTCATCGGTGCTGCCTCTCCGTGTGCTCCAGAAGCCTTATCGGTATTTAGGCCGGAACCCGCCGGACTTGGAGCGTGCTAGGAAGGCCGCGAATGACTTCTGTTCGACCACGAGGGTGCCGCCACCACGGTCCTTGGTGTCGCGGATGCCGACGAATCCTGGACCGTGCCCCACCTCGACACAGTTTCCTTCACCCGTGTATGTGGATGTACGCCAGTTGGTGAACCGGTCAGTGGACATCGCTGTTGCTTCGGTCTGCATGTCGCTGCCTTTCCGTGTGCGGCGCCTGACCGGTGATTAAGGGCGGAACCCATCGGCCTTGGATCGTGTCAAGAAGGCCGTAAAGGCTCTTTCGCCAACGACAACGGTGCCCCGGCTGCGGTCTTTGGTGTCCCGGATGCCGACGAATCCTGGTACCCGGCCGATCTCGATGCAGTTCGTGGTGTTCTGCGAGCGACCGGACTTCCGCCAACCCCAACCCGTGTCGCTTAGCGAACGGAAGTCGGTCTGGATCATTGTCGGCTGCCTTCCGAACTCGGCTTGCGAAGCCTTAGCGATTTTGAGCATGAAATTCGTCGCCTGCGGACTTCGTCAGGAACATTGCGAACGTCTCGGGATCGACCACGAGGGTGCCGCCCGTGCGGTCCTTCGTATCCCGGATGCCGATGCTGCCAGCACCGTGACCCACTTCGATACACGCCGATTGGGTGCCGCTCCGGGACGACTTCCTCCATCGATACCGCTCGCTCATGGCCTTGCCTCACTTCTTGGTGGACCTGGCTACCGCTGGCGGGCCGTGGCCCGACTCAACCGAGTCTGTCGGCTTTGACCGCGCGGAGGAAGCTGTCGAAGCTGGACTGGCGGATAACCACAGCGCCACCATCGGGGTCCTTCGTGTCCCTGATGCCGACTAAGCCACTGGCTCTGCCAACCTCCACGCAGTTCGTGGTGTTCACCGAGCGTGTGGCCTTCTTCCAACGGTCGAAGCGCTGCGATGGCATCATGTCTGCTGCTCCAGTCTGGTGGCAGTTTCTCCGATGAACTCGGAGGATTCGCGTGGGGGCATTGCGACTGCTTGGACAGTAACGGCGGCATTCCGATATTCCGTTACGTGTTCCGGCTCATGCAACACGATCGCAGACATCCGTGTCTCGACGTGGACAGTGGCGGGACGTGCTCCTTCAAACGTATGCAGGTCATACGGGCCTTCCAAGTCCGGAGCCCATGGAGAGGCCAACGGCACGACACGCAAGTCCACGGTGGGCGAACCACCGATGGCTTGGAGCAGACGGAGTTGCCGAGCAAGTATTGCTGGCCCGCCGATCAGCCGGTGCAGGGCAGCTTCGCCGAGAAGAATCTGGACAGAGGGCGGATTGTCCTCTGCGAGGACATCCCTCCGTCCGACGCGGGTGCGGACCCTCGGTTCGATCTCGTGAGCTGGAACCTGACCCGTTTGCATAATCGCTCGCGCGTACGCGGCTGACTGACAGAACCCAGGCACGAGTAGTGGCGAGACGATGGTGATCTCTCGTGCGTCACGCTCCGCTTCCAACAGCGCAGCCAACGCCCTGCGCTGTTCCGGGATCGTCATGGCAACCCAGTGTCGATCACCGGTCGTCGTCGCCATGGCGACCAGCTCTTCTCGTAGGGCCGCACTCACGTTGAGTTCGGTGAGCAACGTGGCGACATCCACAGGCGATGGCACCCGTGCCCCGGACTCCCAACGACCGACTGTCGAGGGCGACCAGCCGAGGCGTACGGAGAGCCCACTTGCGCTCACACGCGGTTCCTGAGCTTCGCGAGCAGCCCGCAGAGCTTGCCCTAGCGCGGCGCTTTTCGGAGTAGCAGCCATGGACAGAGCGTAGTCGGCACGAACGGGCTGCATACGTCCCCCAGTCGGGGAATTGTGCCAGCTGATCCAGATTGGGATATTCATGGAACATCCGGCACAGTTTGGGTGCCTCGTGAAGTTTGGAGGTTCTTGTGGTCCGCCTTTCTGCGATCGTTCTCGGGATTGGCATGGTCTCTTCGGCTGCAGCTTGCCAAGCGCGGCCTGTGTGCGACGACGATCGATCCATGAGCCGCACGGGGTCTGCTGACCCTCAGCGTCCCGGCGGCGTCTCATGAGCCCGCTCATCTCGGTCGGCCTCTCGCTGATCGCCGTCGGATTCCCCCTCACGCTCTGGGGCTATCGCACGCCGTCGATACGGCAACGACACGTCCGCACGGTGGCGTTCTCGACGATCGTGGCTCGGTTGACCGAGGAACGGCTGGCTGTGGTGGTGCGGCCATGACCAGTGTGGATGTCTTGTTCCTCGGTGCGGATCCCTGTCGGCGAAGGTCTCGGATGTTTCTGGTGGGCAGCGGGCGCAGTGTGCTCGTCGAAGGTGTTCGTCCCGATGGTGCCGAGCCGGTTCGGGCGGCGATCAGCGTCACCGACGCGGTCGATGTGTTGGATGCCTTGAAGGCGGGTCGTGCGATCGACCTTCCTGCGGTGGACGACCGCACCGAGTTGCGCCGGCTGCTGGTGCGTCATCGGCCGGATGGTGTGGAGATCTCGCTACGTACTCGTACGAGCGTGTTGGGGCGTTGGTTCGTCTACGCCGACCGGGTTCCCGACCTGACGTTCGCGCTGCGGACCGCCTTGGATGCCACGCGCGCGACCGACCACGCCCCAGCGAGCGGACCCGCGCCGGAGGTCCGACGATGATCGGCCCCTGGTTCGTGCGCAGCGTCGACGACGGCGACACCCATCGCGCGCACAGCGAGTACTGGACGCCGGACGGCCGCGCCCATATCCGCCCGCTGTGTGCCCCCGCCGTGCTGTTCACCGCCCTCAACCGACAACCCGTCGCCGTCCCCTACTACGACGAACACCGCTGCCCCACCTGTCTGACCGCTCGACGCGCCTCCGGCCGCCCGTCGCACCTAGCGGTGGTCCGATGAGGACGCTCACCACCTATAAGACCGTTCCCGTCGTCCACCGACTCCGCGCCGCCCGCATTCGGCCCTACGTCCTCGCACTCACCGGAAACCGACGATGACCGGGCCCCGGCAGATCGCCGTCGAACCGCTGCTCATCGACCAGGACACCCTGCCCGCAGCCGGGCTGATCCTCGACCGCCATCGGGTCCCGGTGTTGTGCGGCGAACCGATACCCATCGACGGCGATCGTGCCCCCACACTCTGCGGGCTTCCGGTCACCATCGGACCGCGACCGGCCGAGGTGCTTCCCGGTATCCCCGCGACCCACGTCGCCGATTGCGTCG
This Actinoalloteichus hymeniacidonis DNA region includes the following protein-coding sequences:
- a CDS encoding DUF397 domain-containing protein, which encodes MQTEATAMSTDRFTNWRTSTYTGEGNCVEVGHGPGFVGIRDTKDRGGGTLVVEQKSFAAFLARSKSGGFRPKYR
- a CDS encoding DUF397 domain-containing protein, which codes for MLKIAKASQAEFGRQPTMIQTDFRSLSDTGWGWRKSGRSQNTTNCIEIGRVPGFVGIRDTKDRSRGTVVVGERAFTAFLTRSKADGFRP
- a CDS encoding DUF397 domain-containing protein is translated as MSERYRWRKSSRSGTQSACIEVGHGAGSIGIRDTKDRTGGTLVVDPETFAMFLTKSAGDEFHAQNR
- a CDS encoding DUF397 domain-containing protein, whose amino-acid sequence is MMPSQRFDRWKKATRSVNTTNCVEVGRASGLVGIRDTKDPDGGAVVIRQSSFDSFLRAVKADRLG
- a CDS encoding helix-turn-helix domain-containing protein: MSGLMRRRRDAEGQQTPCGSWIDRRRTQAALGKLQPKRPCQSRERSQKGGPQEPPNFTRHPNCAGCSMNIPIWISWHNSPTGGRMQPVRADYALSMAATPKSAALGQALRAAREAQEPRVSASGLSVRLGWSPSTVGRWESGARVPSPVDVATLLTELNVSAALREELVAMATTTGDRHWVAMTIPEQRRALAALLEAERDAREITIVSPLLVPGFCQSAAYARAIMQTGQVPAHEIEPRVRTRVGRRDVLAEDNPPSVQILLGEAALHRLIGGPAILARQLRLLQAIGGSPTVDLRVVPLASPWAPDLEGPYDLHTFEGARPATVHVETRMSAIVLHEPEHVTEYRNAAVTVQAVAMPPRESSEFIGETATRLEQQT